The nucleotide window TCTTACTCCCGCATCTAATCCTCCTCATGTTTCAGCTTTCCAGCCTAATCTAATTTACCTGTAGatgttcttagattttgattattacCATTACATGTTGTGTCAAATCCTATATTTAGACATACATCTCCATTTAATGATTCTTTGATTCACGCATGCAGATCTCGAGGACAGGAGAGCAAGAAATCCGGCGACGACAGCCTCTCCCACTTGGGTGACGGGTTGCGCTTTGGACACGTGCATGGAAAGCACCTGCGTGGCGGCACAGGTGTTCATCCGGGCTGCACCCCAATGCCTTTTCATCGGCCAACTTGCcctcttttcttttatgtcaaaatCCAACTCAGCTTTTGAtagtgtaaacaaccttgagCCGTGGCTTCGGGGTTGACGCggtttggttcgggtccgaaagaCGGGAATCACCctggggcgctcctcgagcccgTTGGGAAGATCGGGGGCGGCGTCCGATCGAGACGGTGTAGTCGTCCCTGCCCGCGGGACCGACGGGgatcttcggcttcgcacctgcacaaattaGAGGAAGATCTGGAGGGGGTTTCAGGAGAAGAAGTGTTTCAGTGTGTGTCTTGCTCTACCCttctctgatgaacgagagggcaTTTATATAGAAGCTTACTGTcgtttgatgtgcccgcttgcaaggAACAGACTGGTTGCGTCTGACATTGGtttggcgtgaagaaccgagcctgagtaggtgttaatgcgcctcggcctgTGTTCCGGTCCGTTTGACCGGGTGCCGTCGTGTCgtccgaggcgtgaggcgtcatctgacgtcaaccgggtcttatcataattactatcctcaacaGCTTTAATTAAACCAATCTAACTAAATCAGATTCCAATGCTTCTTCTAATCCTACTAGATGAATTCAGATAATAATAAACATAAGTAGTAGAGACGGCATGTAATTTAAATTCAGATTCGAATACGAAGATGATCGATGTACGTCGTTATTAGTTTATCATCACCATGAGTAGATCTAATAAAGTTGTAGGCATATGGAACATGATCCAAGATTACTTGATGCTTCAAATCAACAAGTCGCAAGCAAGAGTCGATGAACACCAAAAAGATGAGTTCACATTGGCTTTAGGGAACAAAATAAGGATTGTGATCGATAGGAAGTAGTGTTAGAATTGAAGGTGGCGCTTGGGATCAATCATTGCGTGCCCTCCCCGCAATCGACGTTCGATGTGCCATGTGTTAATATAATTGGACAGTGCATTGAGCTTGAGGTTCCAAAGGGGAGGCTTTGGGCTGTGGGCAGCCTCTAGGAATCACCTTTACTACTTTTGGAAAAGAAGGCACTTGCCAAATTAGAACATAATCTATTACTtagatttaattttataaaaattcagATGAATCTATTATCATTAATTAATTTGGATTTAAGGATGGTGGCTTCTCTTAGGTGTTTATTTTCATCCTCCCTTTAAAATTCTTGTTCAACCTGTTCTTAGACAAGTTGGGTGGGAAGGTACCCTTCTGTCCCAAGTTGACATTGTGATACTTCTTAATTCTATCTTTAAATCTATCCCCTTGCACTCCCAATAACATTTTAAGCAACATTGCTTGCATCACTAGGAACTTCATATGGCATAATAACTCCAATACCCAAAAGCCTCCCTCTCATTGCCTCAAACACTATCACTTGTGTTGAAAGAAGATGGGCCTCTTCTGAAAATTACTTAACATATATCTCAAAACCTTACCAATGTCAACAGTAGTTAGGTGGATGTAACTAAAGCCAAATACAAGCTCATTAACTCTTTAGCCCATTCAGTATTAGCTAGAGTTGGTGAGTCTTTTTTGCTTACCTTCAAAAACCTAAGGATTAGTTTGGCTAAGTGGATTGGTAATAATAGATCCTCCTCAATTAGTGTTTTTGTGGATAATTGAATTTGTGACATTTAAACTTTGCTAAGCAATAGTTCTGTTATCAGATTTCTTAAACAATAGATGTTAGGATAAAGctaaattttttgataattttgataatattttaaCTATTTGAATTTATGGTATTCACATATCATTTAATCCACCCACTTAATGATTTCTACTAAATCTGCTTACACCTTTCTATTGGACGATTCTAGAAATCTATTAGTATTAAAGATCGTTGGCATCATTTGTGGAAGCTTTTGTTATTGTCTTAGGTTAAATTATTTTGTTGGAAGCTTTTGTATTGCTACCTTCCCATATTTAATAGATTAGCTACTCTAAATATTTACGGTAACCTCTCTTGTCCTCTATATGGAATCAAACTTTCTTCATTGtacttttttttaacttaatttttTCTAGTTTGATGAATGAAATATTATAAAATGACTTACACAAATGGGCTATGAATACCATTATAGCTATCATTACCATCAAATTATGATTGATTTAAAGATCTACAAATGATATCATTTATATTAACTCTATCGATTCTCCTACTAGTAGCTTTAGAGATCTTGAAATGAGATCCTTCATGCTCACTCCATCTGATCTCCTACCACTCTCGTATAGCCCATGAATCAATAGTTGTGTTAAAAggaatatctttttatttttttaaataataagtaGTAAAGACGAGATTCGAGTCtagaatcttataataaattatcaagGAAGTGATAAATCTATGCAAGAATATACTATCGAGTTCCGACGATAAGTTGTGGCACTTGAAATTTCTCTTAATAACTACTCGATAGTGATAAATATAAAATTGAGTCTCTTTAAAACTCATGATATTACAACAGAGAGCATAATAGCATAATGACGATTGAGAAGAAAAATCAAACCCACGCTCGTAAGAACACagataaaacaaaaagaaaacatcCAAAAGCAAAAAAGAACTTAGGGAGTAGTAAAACCtcattataaaattataggtCATAAATGAAAGAAGTATTGAAAGATTCATCTACAATTATTCGCGTACAAGTGTAAAAAGAGTAACTAAAATCAATATATAATAATCACAACCGAACTAGATTTTATTTCACATATGGATTCGAGTTTATCGCTGATGGCTAGACCGATGGTTATAAACTTGAATCCGACCCCAGatcataagtttaaaaaaaattatttattctcAAGATCCAAGTGAAATAAGAGGTTATCGATATGATCAGCAATATCGGAAGTCAAAAGAATCTCATTTAAACAAGTTTGATGTAAAAATTTAAACTCGAGACATATCCACCGGAGTGAATTGACAAAGATGTCAAGATGAAGATAAATCACCAATACACAATCAAATTTACAACCATAAGCAACAAGTATATCAACAAAATGACATGTGATGAGTGAAAAGTTATCTACTATGTCACccgttcacatatatatatatatatatatatatatatatatatatatatatattgattattTTGTCTTCTTCTTTCCATCTAATTTGAGTATGATTTTGAGAAATCATTATTAgctcatattattattttaataaaagttATTAGAAAACATATTTCTAATAAAATTTCCAAAAATTAATTTGTTAACTTCTTTCACCGAGCGTGccctcctccgcctccacctCCCCCTCACCCTCCCGCCTCCGCCTCTGCCTCCCATGGAGTTGAGTCCTCTTTTGGGCCTTCTAACCCTAATCCTCCTGTTGCCACCCTTCTAAACCTCCCACTGAGCCCCTCAGGATGTCTTCTCGCAAAATTTTCCTCGTTTCCATCCTCCGCAACCCCAACCCGGCCTTCGACCTCAGCCCCGACGTCGCCGCCTCCCTCTTTCGCATTCTCGCCGCCCGCTCCCCCTCCTTCCCCGCCCTCCGCGCTTCCCACGCCCTCCTCATCGTCTCTGGCGCCGTCCCTTTCCACAAGCAGGTCAACCGCCGCCTCGCTGCCCTCTACTCCCGTCTATCTCCCGACGACGCCGTCCTCCTCCACTGCCAGCTCCGCTCCCCCGATCCCATTATCTCCGGATTCGTTATCAAGTCCCTCGTCCGCCGCCGCCGTGACCCCTCGGACGTCGTCGCTTTCTTCTGCCGCCACGTCCACCCCGTCGGGTGCCGCCCCAGCCGCTGCACCTTCCCGCTCCTCATCACTTCGTCTAAGTTCTCCGAGTCCATCCACCAAGGTGAGATCCTCCACTGCCTTGCGCTGAAGTTGGGATTTTTGGGCCATTTGCCCGTCCCCAACTCCTTGATCCACATGTACGCGTCTTGCGACGGGTTGGACCTGGCGAGGCAGCTGTTTGATGAAATGCCCAAGAAAGACAGAGTCTCGTACAACTCCTTGCTCGATGGATATGTCAAAAGTTGCGATTTTGATGAGGCCGAGCGGCTGCTTCGGATCATTCCTGATTGGAATGTCATTTCCTGGTCTACTCTGTTCAATGGGTTTGTTAGGAACCAGATGTTCTCCAGGGGAATCCGTTTCTTTCAGCAAATGCAAAAGCTTGGGGTCGAGCCAGATGATTGCTCGGTGGTCAGTTTGCTGGTCGTCTACGCAAATTATGAGTTAGCACAGCATGGGAAATCGGTCCATGGGCTCTTGTTGAGGAGATGGCGACAGATTCCGCTTCATGTGAGTAATGCATTGGTCAATTTTTATTGCAAATGTGGATTGTTAGATGCAGCGGCCAAAGTATTCGAGAGAACCATGGAGAAGGATTTGATTAGTTGGAACACATTGATTTCTGGCTTTGGAAGTAATGGCCGTGGTGAGGAAGCACTTGGCTTCTTCAAAAGAATGTTGCAGGAAGGTACGAAACCCAATGATATTACGTTTATTGGTATCTTAGTAGCTTGTGCTCATTCAGGCTTGGTTGAGGAAGCGCTTCACCATTTTAAGATGATGAGCTCCGAGTTTGGTATGAAGCCAACATTTGCACATCACTGGTGTTTGGTGGATTTATATGTTCGTCTTGAAAGTCCTTGCGATGCACTGAAGGTGATCCAGGAGATGCCATTGTATAATCAGTCGGCCATATGGGGTGCTGTAATTTGTCTAGCAAAAGTTCGCGGTGATATTAGTGTAGGGGAGCGTCTAGGGAAACATTTAATTGAGCTGGAACCAGATAATAGCAGAAGGTATCTGCCTCTATTAAATATTTATACTGCAGCATCAAGATGGGATAAGTATAAGGAGTTAATGGAATTGATGAAGGCAAGGGGACTCAAGAAGTTGCCCGACTGTACACTGATAGACTTGAATCTTGTTGTTCACAAGTTCTTGGTGGGTGATAAATCCCAACCAGAAATCGAGAAAGTTTATGGAGTGTTGGAGAATATTGCAAACCAACTGAAATTGCAGCCTCCCAAGGCCGATGATGCCATGGTTGATGCAATTTAGAGACAGAAGGAACTTTTGGCGTCTACGGATTTTTCTGTCTGTTTAAGATGTTGCTAACCAGCAACAACATCATACTTTTAGCTTTAATTGATCGAGTGAGAAGCAATTTTGTCCAACGAGCTGGGTGTATGATGCATAGATATTTGGGAGTAACTATTGGAAATTAAAGTCTGGTCAGGCTTTCTAAGGTACACGATGCAGACTTGATCATCTCCAGGGACATATTTTGTATTGCCTGCACCTTCAAACTTGATCATCTGAGGTGGACACTGGCATTCTTCCTTTGGTGTCTCGTGCTATTAATCTTGAGGTGGAAGGTGGCTTATGTGGTGCTGTGCAgtcaataaaagataaaaatcctCAATCTTGTCCTTAAGGAAGAACATTTTGGTTTACATAAGTGGATCGCTTTCTCCTTAATTTCCAGCTTCGTCTGCTATATCAAGTCAGCCTTTCCCTTAAAATGCACCTGACGGCTACCAAG belongs to Musa acuminata AAA Group cultivar baxijiao chromosome BXJ1-11, Cavendish_Baxijiao_AAA, whole genome shotgun sequence and includes:
- the LOC103970831 gene encoding pentatricopeptide repeat-containing protein At1g05750, chloroplastic-like, which produces MSSRKIFLVSILRNPNPAFDLSPDVAASLFRILAARSPSFPALRASHALLIVSGAVPFHKQVNRRLAALYSRLSPDDAVLLHCQLRSPDPIISGFVIKSLVRRRRDPSDVVAFFCRHVHPVGCRPSRCTFPLLITSSKFSESIHQGEILHCLALKLGFLGHLPVPNSLIHMYASCDGLDLARQLFDEMPKKDRVSYNSLLDGYVKSCDFDEAERLLRIIPDWNVISWSTLFNGFVRNQMFSRGIRFFQQMQKLGVEPDDCSVVSLLVVYANYELAQHGKSVHGLLLRRWRQIPLHVSNALVNFYCKCGLLDAAAKVFERTMEKDLISWNTLISGFGSNGRGEEALGFFKRMLQEGTKPNDITFIGILVACAHSGLVEEALHHFKMMSSEFGMKPTFAHHWCLVDLYVRLESPCDALKVIQEMPLYNQSAIWGAVICLAKVRGDISVGERLGKHLIELEPDNSRRYLPLLNIYTAASRWDKYKELMELMKARGLKKLPDCTLIDLNLVVHKFLVGDKSQPEIEKVYGVLENIANQLKLQPPKADDAMVDAI